Proteins encoded within one genomic window of Camelina sativa cultivar DH55 chromosome 19, Cs, whole genome shotgun sequence:
- the LOC104763867 gene encoding uncharacterized protein LOC104763867, with product MHLPLTSFMTLLLEEVKMVCSFSSVCEDLASTVQALLPVVTEIESMRGVGELKNLKATIDDARVLVEKCSVIKKWDLIDKSVYARRVKNIKEKMFMFCQFQVQLIQLRNQLESMVTMEATKSCMNQQPITNMESKFEAVSAVVGAVGAGVSELLGGVIGNKLNLSHGDFEVNELEPSAAGEAEVSALVLLVIIETKKVFRFKTLSEELASTLEELLRIILEIELLQGVDVEELKKFKDLLNEARVLVQECSEVTSWDILRKAQYTERVDKMNSKMLNFCQIQLQLLLLRNQVKMKCAGIGCP from the exons ATGCATCTTCCACTTACTTCGTTCATGACACTTTTGCTTGAAGAGGTTAAGATGGTGTGCTCGTTCAGTTCTGTATGTGAGGATCTCGCATCAACCGTGCAGGCATTGCTTCCGGTAGTCACAGAGATCGAGTCGATGCGTGGTGTTGGGGAACTAAAGAATCTCAAGGCCACAATAGATGATGCTCGTGTACTGGTTGAGAAGTGTTCAGTCATCAAGAAGTGGGATTTAATCGATAAATCTGTATATGCCAGAAGAGTCAAGAATATCAAGGAGAAGATGTTCATGTTCTGCCAGTTTCAAGTACAGCTTATCCAGCTTAGGAACCAGTTGGAGTCTATGGTTACGATGGAAGCCACTAAAAGTTGTATGAACCAACAGCCGATTACGAACATGGAGAGTAAATTTGAAGCAGTATCTGCTGTTGTGGGAGCTGTAGGAGCTGGGGTCTCTGAACTCCTGGGAGGAGTGATTGGAAACAAG TTGAATTTGAGTCATGGGGATTTCGAGGTGAATGAACTCGAACCAAGTGCTGCTGGGGAAGCTGAGGTCTCTGCTCTCGTGTTACTGGTGATTATAGAGACTAAGAAGGTGTTTAGGTTCAAAACTCTATCTGAGGAGCTCGCATCAACGTTGGAGGAGTTGCTTCGAATAATCTTAGAGATCGAACTGCTTCAAGGTGTAGATGTTGAGGAACTGAAGAAATTCAAGGATTTATTAAATGAAGCACGTGTATTGGTTCAAGAGTGTTCAGAGGTCACGTCGTGGGATATACTTAGAAAAGCTCAATATACCGAAAGAGTCGACAAAATGAATTCTAAGATGCTCAACTTCTGCCAAATTCAACTACAACTTTTGCTGCTTCGGAACCAAGTAAAAATGAAGTGTGCGGGTATCGGATGTCCCTAG
- the LOC104763866 gene encoding 14-3-3-like protein GF14 nu, translating to MSSLREENVYLAKLAEQAERYEEMVEFMEKVAKTVDTDELTVEERNLLSVAYKNVIGARRASWRIISSIEQKEESRGNDDHVSIIKNYRGKIETELNRICDGILNLLDSHLVPTASLPESKVFYLKMKGDYHRYLAEFKTGADRKESAESTLVAYKSAQDIALAELAPTHPIRLGLALNFSVFYYEILSSPDRACSLAKQAFDEAISELDTLGEESYKDSTLIMQLLRDNLTLWTSDINDEVGGDEIKEASKHEPEEGKPAETGH from the exons ATGTCGTCTTTGAGGGAAGAGAATGTGTACTTAGCCAAGTTAGCTGAGCAAGCTGAACGTTATGAGGAAATGGTTGAGTTCATGGAGAAAGTCGCAAAGACTGTTGACACCGATGAGCTTACTGTGGAAGAGAGAAACCTCTTGTCTGTTGCTTACAAGAACGTTATTGGTGCTAGGAGAGCTTCCTGGAGGATCATATCTTCCATTGaacaaaaggaagaaagcaGAGGCAACGATGATCATGTTTCGATTATCAAGAACTACAGAGGAAAGATCGAAACCGAACTTAACAGAATCTGTGATGGAATATTGAATCTTTTGGATTCTCACCTTGTTCCAACTGCATCTTTGCCTGAGTCCAAAGTCTTTTACCTCAAAATGAAAGGTGATTACCACAGGTACCTTGCTGAGTTTAAGACTGGTGCTGATCGGAAGGAATCTGCAGAGAGTACCCTTGTTGCTTACAAGTCAGCTCAG GATATTGCACTTGCTGAGTTAGCTCCTACTCATCCGATTAGACTGGGACTTGCTCTTAACTTCTCTGTCTTCTACTATGAGATTCTCAGCTCACCTGATCGTGCTTGCAGTCTTGCAAAACAG GCTTTTGATGAGGCCATTTCTGAGCTGGATACATTAGGAGAAGAATCATACAAAGACAGTACACTGATAATGCAACTTCTCCGTGACAATTTGACCCTCTGGACTTCTGACATCAAT GATGAGGTGGGTGGTGATGAGATCAAGGAGGCGTCAAAACATGAGCCGGAAGAGGGGAAACCAGCAGAGACAGGGCATTGA